TTTTCAATGTGTCGGCTGCGGTCTTGTATGCGACGGCCTTCATAACAAGCGCGGCGTCCGTCGAGCCCTTTTCCTGGCCGCATTCACCAGACTACAACAGAAGAGCTTCTGCATCGGTAAGTTGCAAAGACCAGCTATTCCTTCCTTAAAGCTGAGCCATAGGTCGGCCAGCAGAAGGGAAACCAGGTTAATCTCAGGGGAGACATGCCCACAGATTGCTGGGTCTCCATAAAGCCAAGGTGATGCAGTGATAAGAGTGATGGGCTGAgatttgggagatccaggttgAATTCCCTACTGAGACATGGACATGTATTCCTTATGAATGACCTGGTTTCCCTTCCACAATGAGACTTCCTCAGAGACACAGGGACCGGACTAGGAAGTTAAACCCATATTTAAACCTTCAAATGTTCAATCACACAGCAAAGCACATGAAGTGCAAGATACATAGGCGAGGGTAGTCACTGGGCAAACAGACACCTTTCAACATCGGTGCGAGCATCTTTTCAACTGGATATATTGTCCAGTTTGGCCCGCACTGGGTGACCACAGACCAGATACTCTGTTAGCTTGACCGACTTTATACATTTCTTGTGCCAAcgaagaggaaaagagaaggagagccatgcacacttttttaaaaatctgactgGAGAAATGTGACAGATCTGTAAGTAAGAAATGtgccactttcttctttgatggtGCTTTgactctgtattcctgcatggctcttgaggtctctagtccaactcaatgattctgtggtcagtggCCCAGATTGTAGGATAGTCCTTCTGCCCATCCCCACCCTTGCCATCTGTTCTTTAGAataaataatggggattgcttgctaGGACATCATTTTATGCCCGCATTCAGGGCTTGCAGTGCCAGCCATGATGTAATGCTCAGCAAACTGGGAGAGCAGCTGAGGCTACATCATGCGTTAGAGTTAGAGCCTCCTTTTCATCTCTTCTCTCCCAATTCTCAGCTTTCTATGCCAGTGTCAGCCACCAAAGTGAGAAGAATTGTGTAGGGCTAGAacggggtttgaatcccagttcaacTATAGGAACCCATTTGGGCATagcactctctctcagccttgggggaaggcaatggcaagcctcctctgaacaaatcttgccaggaaaaccccctttgccttagggttgccataagttggaaatggcttgaaggcacacaacaacaaagataagaGTCTAGGATTCTGCATCCTTCTCAAAAGATAAATCCAGAGAATTTTGCTTATGTTATGAGGTTAAAATagactacagtggaccctccaccttcgctgggattaggggcacaggaagtGGTTCAAATATATTTGTCCGATGTACACTGGATACATCATTTTAAGCTGGCAGAGACAGGGTTGTCCACATGGGACTGTTGCACATGATGCCTCATGGCACGGGGATGAGCATTGTGCATTGTTTGTGCAGCACACATGGAAAAGTGCATGGACATTTCATTGCACATCTGGTCGTGGAGTTTTGCAATTCGCCAACAAGGCAGTGTTTTGCTCTCTGAAAGTCAGCGATGCTCTCCCTCTCCTTGATGCAACAGCCAATGTTCCCAAAAGCCTCCAGAAAGAACGTTACCAAAAGTAGACAACTGCCAGAGGACAATTTGCTCCCCAATCCCTCTGTTAGACACCCTGCCGCACACACCGAGCccaatacctccattttcctctggaatccctctcaaaatggtgttaGGAAGCGATGCAAcaacagaggaaaacagaggtatttggggGTTGTACAGGGATCTGAAGATCCTGCGAGGGTAAGATATTTTCACATGTACattcagccctctttatccatgagttttttatccatggattcaagcatccacaggttgaaaatattcaagtataaaatccaaatagcaaacctcgattttccattttatattagagatgccattttcctttcctattatatataatgggacttgagcatccacgaaaatggcatttaaaaaaaaaagcattgtgtGGACCTTGGGCCACTTTCAGGGCCAGCAGAGGAAGACCTGGCCCACAGATGTTTCTCATGCCAGTCCTAGGTCCGGATTCACTCccgcctccctcctctctttgcaGTTCTTTGCCTGCCTGGTGATGATAGGCTATGGAGTCAGTGCCTGCCTCAGCATCCGCGCATGGAAAGCATATGGAAGCAGCACGGCAACCAGCCAAGGGACGGTTCCCAATCACGCCTGAAAACTGTGGGCCATCTTGAATCAACGTGGCTCAACGTGGCGGTGCTGTGGTGTGGCTGTCGGGGCTTTGGGTGCTTGAgtccttcctcccttccagaCCTTGTAGGGTCTGAACGCTATGCTCTGTTCCAGATTTCCATGCTAAGTACGCTCTTCTAACTCAACCTATCACCAGTTAAATGCCCTTTCCTGCTGCCTTTTGCACTAACTGGCACCCCTTGTAGGCTGGCCAAGGCCTTGCTGAGCACCTTTTGCCAGGTTCAGAAAAGGAGTTTAAAAGTGTCCCGAGTCCTGGTTTGCACTAGGTCAGCACCAGCCTAAAACCACAGTTCAAAACGCCAGTGCCTTACTAAACAAAGTGCTTTTCAACGGAGGAGGTTTCGTGTGTTTCAACAAGGACTCGTGCCACGTATGGCAATCCGGCAATGGAAATGTGCAAACCAACCTAAGTGCATCTCTTGGTTCAATAAGGGCGGAGTTCTGAGGATCGCCACATTGTAAGGATGGTTCCTAATAATAATGACATCTCCAAATGGGCGAAGAAGAAACAATTACCTGATGGATAGTGGAATATGTGGACAAGGCATTGTGTGCACAGCAGTATGGAAGTCTGCTCTGTGATGTTCAAAAGGGGATCACCACTCAAATCGTGGAAGATCATGCGTGGACGATGTTGAAACAACAGTCAGCCAATGCTTCTTTCCAGGAATGGACAAGCCAGCGCATCTCACCAGAACTAAATCTGCTAAAAACCAAGCAAACCCAGCAGCTTCCTTTTATGCAAGCCACTTGTGCCTATTGTGTAAATAATGTGTGATTATTAACGTAGTAGCAAGGGTGCGTCCGGTACAAGTACACAGcaagtattttattatttctaaaaagttttgttttaaataaaagaaacccTAAATCTTTCACCTTTTGTCCAACAAAGGCATGCCAGAATTTGTTTGGAGAGGTGTGCTCATATCACATGAAGTACAAGGGACTCTTGTTGGTGTCCTACTACTTGAACATCTATGGTTTGCCAGCGATGGCTTGGGAACTAATGGTTTTTTTGTGCCTGGTTGCAAGATGCAAAGACTATAATCACTATCTAGTGTGGATGTTAGTGTTCTGACAGTCTCCGCTTTCCTTCGGTGGCAAGGCAGGCACAAAAGGTGCTACTGGCCCTTATTAAAACAGTCATAATCTTgaaaaaccagcatggtgtagtcgtTTGAGTCTTGGGCTAGgactcattgggtgaccatggataTGCCACATCctctcaggaaggcaaaggcaaatcccctctgaataaatcttgccaagaaaactccatgacagggtcaACATAGGatcaccgtaaatcagaaatgacttgaaggcatacaagaaccaTCTTGAAGAAGACTTGGAAAGTTTAGGGAAGTGAACAGGGAACAGTAGCCCAGAATTCAGGGTGGCCAGGAAAGCTAGCCTTTTTACTTGTATGACTGGAGCTCTCTGGTAGTCAAAATAAGTAGACCTAccaaatcagtgggatttacagttGTGTTGCCTCTCCATTTAACTGATGGGTCTATTCTATTTGGGACTACCAAAACAAGGAACTTGTGACCCTCCAAATGAACTACTGCTCCCAGCATCCCATTGATCAGGATGATGGGAACCTGACAGCCTCAGGTTGTCCAGCTCTGTATCAAAGCCTACTTTTCTTCCCTGATAGGAATCAAGGCAGCAATGCCTCCTAACTAGAGGCAAAAAACGGATTAAAAACAAGGAACCATTGCTGTCAGATAGTTAACACTCTCCAGTCAAGATAGAGGCGTCACATCGACTGTTTCTCTTGAGACACAATGGAAAGAATTTAATTTTCCTGAAATACAAACAGGCAGGCATTTAAAGTCAGTGATGCAGTTTTGGAAAGAACACAACGAACCATTAAATATTTAGATAAAGACTTACTCAACTGTGCTTAACAAGTGTAACCGAGTAAACAACCTTGCAAAGTAAGATCTACCTCCAGGCCCCTATATTTACTCACCCAGAGAGGGTCGCTTTAACTCATTGGTTTGATTCAAACCCATAAGGAAGAACAAATTCTTTTTGTACTCTCCCACAAAGCTTCCTTTGCTAGCAGAAGCAGGAAGCAAGTTTCGACTCGACACATATTAACACACCAAGGAAGGTAACACTGGCGTTCTCATGAAAGCTCTTGACAGAAGGCATTCCCAAGCAGTTGTATATTCAATGCTTCCAGTGTTTATGTTCCCAAGATTCCTCCAGCGATTCAGGGGCATCTTAGCAAAATATTCCACAAAGCCTTTATATAAATTAATTCAACTGACTTATGCCAGCCTTCTTCAACCGAGAGCCTCCTGATGTGTTAAGACTATATCTCCCATCGTTTCTAACTAGCATGGACAAGTTCTGAAAACATGGGTGTTGAAatacaatgattttaaaattaaacaggtGTTTAAGGTAAGGGAGAAACAGGAAACCTGATCATGCATTCCACTCTTTATTATTCATTTGCTGATATGAAGGACTGAGATTGGATTTTAAACAATACCAAGACAAATACTGTTCTTAACAGATTTAGCATGCTTTGCCAGCACTGTCTGAAAACACATTAATGTACTTGCTAATTTCAACCAGAGCAAGACCAAACAGGGACAGAGTAGTGCCTCCAAAGAGAAAGGGATTTTCCTCACTGCGTATGAACACTGAatgaatgttgaccatagaaaAAAACTACAGTGGGTACTTATTGCAGTGTATCATTCTCACAATTCCAGTTTGAGCTGCCAAACACAATCcgcaaagggaaagaaaaacaccacaaaaacagTGAACATAAAAACCCCGATTCCACATCACACTCCTTTATCTTGGCAACATGCGCTCCAAACCAAGGATTTCTAAGCACATACTACTGTGTATCACACAAACATCAAGGTAAAATGTCTGTAACACTGGTTTATCTGTGGCGGTGGGTGAAGTAAAGCTTAAAAGCTCCACTAACAGAGTAATTGTTGTGCActtttagggggggaaatcctCCTTAGGTATCTATGGCTGACTTTAGGAGGGACTGGAATATATCTAGACATTCTTACTGTTGTCTCACCTACTTCTAGTAAAGACAGGACCAGGTCAAGAGGGCAGCAGTCATCACACTTTTCTTACCAGGATTTCCATCAGGGCAAGCAAGATTTGGGTTGTGGACATGTGCAATACCACTGGCACACATTATCAGCTGATTTGGCATAGCCAAGGAGGAAGGCTGCTTTGTTGAAGGTGCAACTGAAGCTGTAGCAGCATATGTTTCCCAATTGTTTAGCAAAGATGCAGGCCTACAGAGACACTGACGCAAGGAAATGTCTtctgtgtaataaaaaaaaaccccacacaccaAAACCTCAGAAATCCCAACACTGAGGAAACACTTGGTGCTCAGAATGAATTTAATCACTCAGGACATATCTGACTGCTTCAacagtatttggggggggggggggaacaattcTTAAGGATACGGGGGAATTCTTAACAGTTAAAACTACATTGAAATTGTAATGTAGGGGAATTGTTCACATCACTAACTAAAAACCAGCTTAACCAGCATTAAGGGACCTGGGGAGCTGTGATACTATCCTTACCAAAAAAACAggatgggggagaggaggagaagactcTCAACATCTCTGAATGACCATTCCCCAAATATCCTGGAAGCCATGAAAGCTTCTGATTTCAAGTTTCACCACCAAGTTTCACTATGCTGACAATGCACACAATACAGTCCATGACAGAGGACAAACTGTTACCGACACTGTTAGGTATGAGGCTTCCCAGGAGAAAGGAAACACAGATTTCCAGAGTAACGTGAAGTTCAGGTGGAGGCCTTTCAAGTCAAATTAAAAGAATAACAGtcaggtctgtgtgtgtgtggatgacgGAGACACATTCACAATTACTGGTGAACTGACAAGTGACATGTTCTTGTAAAAGATTTCTGTCAAACACACACAATTGTTAAAAGGTCAAAATGTGGCATTTGGAACTACACTAACAGCCTTTTTCCGGACGTCTTGTGGTTCTGAGAGTTCATAAAGGCTCAGCAATGAAAGCCCTCCCAACCCAAGGTGAGTTCAACACTTGCATTCCAATTCTGGACCAAAACCAAAGAAACAGCTACcctcaaataaaaattattgcatTTGCTAGACTCCATGACATAAAACCCTGGAGCAGCATGAGCCCAGATCCTAAGAGACCGTTACTGCAACAGGGCTGAAGTGACACTGCTCACTGATCATGGGGAAAAAGTAATTCCTAAGAAAAGACGTTGAGTAGGTCAGACTTGCCAAGATGTCACTAGGCTTATAACCCTGGGCATGGTGCTTGTCTCTTTGCAATATCTGAAAGGTAGGCAATGCTCTGGAACAAAGAGACTAGTGCCGCAGATTGTTCTGGGAAGGTGGCATGGCAGGTTTGCTTAAAGGAATCACCATCAACTCGCGACTTGAGTCCAGGCCTCGTCCTTCTTTTTCCTgggaaaagacagaaagaaacccTCGGCTTAATGGCCTTTCTAAATAACAAGCTTTTAGTCAAAAAGTGAAACATGTTTGTAACAAACACTTGGGTTTTTATACATTGCAATTCTGGGGGCAAGAAATCCCACACAGAGTCTAGCATTCACTACAGAAGCCAAGACTCTAAATTTTCAtgaaagatagatagaaagaaagaaagaaagaaagaaagaaagaaagaaagaggctttCAAGTGCTGTCAGTCTCTGGGATCGGCAGGATAAAAGGTGTGATCTCTGGCACAGCTCCTATTCTCCAATGACCATTAATCCATGTTTTTCCAGCTTCTGCTATAAGCAGAGAGTGCCAGTTTTGCACACAGAAGAAGCTAAGACCTGGCACGCCAAACTGGAGGAGACACCATCATTTTAGATGGACCAACTGGTCTGGCTGCTCAGGGTGCCTTCCACATTTCTGAATACTTACAGCTCTGTAATTCAGAAACATttctttaaattccaaaaagtctGTAAATGTGAGAAGCATGTCGAAAATATCCTCAGCTATTTCATCCTTGTGCTGCCTGCAAGTGAGAAATTAACCCCATTAGAAACATCAAAGGGCACTCCAAATTGTTTAAAGGCATTGAAGAGGGGAGCCCTGCTCTTAATGGAGTGGCAAACAAATTGGGTTTTAATCTGGAGTCCACATcggagaaataatctagtttgattcAACACCACttggactgccctggctcaaggctatggaatcctgggaagggtagtttgttggggcactgCTCCGGCACCCCAACAAATTACCCATCCCAGAAGAGTATTCCATATTTGTAAGGACAAGAATGAAAGATTGCTGTGCCAAACAGTGCTTGACCTCATCTCAGAATACAGACAGCACCATGAACAGAAGGGTCTGCTGCAGATCTTGGAAGACGGGGCAATACAGACAGGCGAAGGTCTGCAAGGGCACAGGCTCACCCTTCCACACTCCCACCAATAGTTTTTAAAGCCACTTAAGCATAAAGAGAATAATTAAGATGAACAGCACAAAGCGTAACAGGAAACATCCAGCTTACTGTAGTGACAAGGTGAAGGCAGACATGCTGAAACCTGGAAACCTGTCCAAGAGCTTGTCTTCAATATATTTCTCAACCAGACAGATCTGAAATGGGGAATAttgtacagtattattatttccagCTGAAGATGACGGAAGGAACAGTCTGTCGTCTATCATCTCACTGTTGACAGAGGGCAAGGAGAAGAGTTATTTTATAGAGAGAGAGTGGAAAATGCTAATAACCCCAACCTCAAAagggctgcatccaaggctctggTTTCCGCTGCCTGTGAATATCTGGCCTACAGCATCTGCAATGAAGCTTCACCCCTTTCAGTGTACAACAGAGGCTTAAATATCCAACATCCCTGCCAATATGAAAACGCAAGTTAAGTGAACTGCTAAGCCCCACAGAAACTCATGGGATGGCAAACCTTTGAAAGACAAAGTTCATCAACATgtgaaaaaaaagagaagatgaaCAAACCCAaacacatgcgcgcacacacacacacacacttacgtATTCATTAAAAATAGGAGTGTAGATTAGCTTATTTTCCTCGGTATCATCAAACTCTTGGTAGTATTTATCCATGAAGCTTCTTTGTATTAGCTGGAAGTCATCATCTGAAATCACAAAACAGTTGCGCTCAGTGTGGCCATTGAGCCGACAGACAGTAGGCACATTCATGGGCGCGCTTGTCATCGACTTGCAGTCCAGTACATTGTGCCCCGCGTCGGCCGTGACAACAGCACAGCTGCAGCAAAACTGGGGCGCAGTCTAAGTAACAGCAGATACTTCTTGCTGGCGAGGTGAGCCTCCTACCAAACAAAGAGTTCTTGCATAGGCCTAAATAAGGCTCAGCACTAGGACAGGCTTCATCAAGGTTATAGAGCTGAATAAGCAAAAGAGGACAGATCCAGTTCCTTGGAGAATTCAACAtgcatttgccactgccttccactgGCATTGAGAGTGAGACTCACCAAAGGCtacagggaactgaaccctggtttcctagcccaatacagtcatccctccgtttttgtgggggatccattccagaccacccaTAAAAAGGAGATTCAGATATTCAagtccataggcttgaatggggcacgtgcctgtGAGCGAGTGCAGGGCATGTGCCGCAGGGGTGGGCCCCATTGAGAATAATGGATTCACGCCCCTCCGTGAATCATGAACAAGGATCTcaagtctgtgagaaaggagAGGCGACTGTGTTCACAATGCTACAGCTTTAGCCCATCACCTAAAGATGAGAGAGAAGGCTGCTTGGTGCAGGCCCTTTGTTCAACCAACGCTATCCAGGGCATAACTTACGGATGATGATGTCTTCCAACGACCCGACGACGGCGTCAAATTCAGCATCAGAAAGCGAAGGACTAAAATCAAGAGAAAGGCAGGTCAGACTTTAGTGTCCCTGGGAGGTCAAACGCACATTGTCACCTCCTCGGATTCAAGGCGTTTCAGCCACAGTGTTGAAGCGGCACTCATTGCCAAGATGAGGTTTCATGCGCTGAGGCACGGATAAGGTTTCTCCACTGGGACCATTCCCAATGCTACATGCTACAGAACGGACCGGCCTTTCCAACCTCCGCTGCACGGCTGCCATTTCTTCAAACTCAACCGTTACGGAAAGGAAGCATCCTTTCACTGTGCTGCTCTTCTGTGCCACCAAAGAGGTAACCTCACTATTGAGCCTCCTGAAACACTTTACTGACCGACATCTGTAGGTTGGACCTGAATTACAgaagcacagagttggaagagaccccaagaagggccctgatccagtccaaccccattcttctgccatgcaggaaccctcaatcaaagcatccccattgacagatgtccatccagcctctgcttaaaagacctccaaggatggagtgcgttcctctgtcaaacagcccttactctcaggaagtccctcctaatgttgagctggaatctctttccctggagttgcatccattgctccattgggtcccattctctggagcagcagaaaacaagctccctccctccctccctccctcctcaatagggcctcccttcaaacacttaaacagggcCATGATATcgcctcttgaccttctcttctccagctaaaggTCCCCAgagttccctaagtccttcctcattgggcttcatggtttccagacccttcgccctTTTAGTCTCCCTGTTCAGACTGCAACTGGCTGAGACTCTGATCCGTTCCCTTGTCATTAAGCGGGAATAAGGAGACGAAGGAAGGCTTCCTTCCCTATTGCCAGCCAGTCCTTCTCTGGAGATCCTTCTGGTCTGAGACTGTCTTGCTGCAGAAAAGGCGGGTAGAAAGGAAAGCCTTATTGGTCTGCCATctcttgaggagagagagagcatagCCCTCGAGGAGGGCAGCCTTTGGGGATGCCTTGATCACAGTAACACTAGAGCTCCCAGCCTTTAAGACCAGCCTTTGGACTCAAGCAGGAAAACTGGGCGGCAGCAACATGTTCACTGCCAAGGTCCAAAACTACCTTCCCCAGGGTTCCCTGGCTGCCTCTCTTTGAGCCCCTCCTGCTCTTTGGAGCCCAGTCCCCAAGAGGCTCATAGGGAACGGAGGACTTACCTGGCGATGCCGCAGCGCTCCTCTTCTAAGGCTTCCATCGCGGCGCTTCCACCTGTTTCGGCGAAGGAGAGCTTTCGACGCGGCAGAGACAGACATCTATTCGGGGCTTTGACTCTCtcctgggggatcctgggaaatggagtttttgTCAGGCACTGAgcccttctctggcagagagagctctg
This genomic stretch from Sceloporus undulatus isolate JIND9_A2432 ecotype Alabama chromosome 8, SceUnd_v1.1, whole genome shotgun sequence harbors:
- the LOC121937550 gene encoding ADP-ribosylation factor-like protein 2-binding protein, which codes for MEALEEERCGIASPSLSDAEFDAVVGSLEDIIIHDDFQLIQRSFMDKYYQEFDDTEENKLIYTPIFNEYICLVEKYIEDKLLDRFPGFSMSAFTLSLQQHKDEIAEDIFDMLLTFTDFLEFKEMFLNYRAEKEGRGLDSSRELMVIPLSKPAMPPSQNNLRH